The proteins below come from a single Crossiella sp. CA-258035 genomic window:
- a CDS encoding YcaO-like family protein produces the protein MSLSPETMVDPLTGIVRRFVDVTPVPGLPHRYRGVTAEVSDARRLGAWPADRVSLGTTFGDVEGARVAALGEAVERYCGNRLPPLDDPRLRRTTAAVLAAEGHRHFGPADLPFFAPWQHREPGFPYQEFTADTELLWTRGEEDGEPCWLPASWVYLNYFTGERKREPRLHHLNYAGIATGADAPDAFRRGLLELLERDALELWWHLGAPSRGIALDSVPGLRADLTGTRLKIHLVELPTEHPVACVAAVAIDEETGIVAGGGAARLDAAEACAKAAMEAIHTWVFTLGLLEPDGWVFDTIKAGILAKGLYLDHRPNRTYRDAAGPHFAQVRDLGAQPQIWLDPRTQESLLPRFTNPTTEIAAADLPTGTLPDLQQSLRAQGCRVATVDLTTPDVAETPWRVLRVAATGLVPNAPAAFRYLGLPRWREAQQSRAWAPTANPLTGPEGLVLDPPPFL, from the coding sequence GTGAGCCTGTCGCCGGAGACCATGGTCGACCCGCTGACCGGCATCGTCCGCCGGTTCGTCGACGTGACCCCGGTGCCCGGCCTGCCGCACCGGTACCGCGGCGTCACCGCCGAGGTGTCCGACGCCCGCAGGCTCGGCGCCTGGCCCGCCGACCGGGTCAGCCTGGGCACCACCTTCGGCGACGTCGAAGGAGCCAGGGTCGCGGCCCTCGGCGAGGCGGTTGAACGCTACTGCGGCAACCGCCTGCCCCCGTTGGACGACCCCCGCCTCCGCCGCACCACCGCGGCCGTCCTGGCGGCCGAGGGCCACCGCCACTTCGGCCCGGCCGACCTGCCCTTCTTCGCCCCGTGGCAGCACCGCGAACCCGGCTTCCCGTACCAGGAGTTCACCGCCGACACGGAGCTGCTGTGGACCAGGGGCGAGGAGGACGGCGAACCCTGCTGGCTGCCCGCCTCCTGGGTCTACCTGAACTACTTCACCGGTGAGCGCAAGCGCGAACCCCGCCTGCACCACCTCAACTACGCGGGCATCGCCACCGGCGCGGACGCCCCCGACGCCTTCCGCCGAGGCCTGCTGGAACTACTGGAACGCGACGCCCTGGAACTCTGGTGGCACCTGGGCGCCCCCAGCCGCGGCATCGCGCTGGACTCGGTCCCCGGCCTGCGCGCCGACCTCACCGGCACCCGCCTGAAGATCCACCTGGTCGAACTCCCCACCGAACACCCGGTCGCCTGCGTCGCCGCGGTCGCCATCGACGAGGAAACCGGCATCGTGGCTGGCGGCGGCGCGGCCCGCCTGGATGCGGCCGAGGCCTGCGCCAAGGCCGCCATGGAAGCCATCCACACCTGGGTCTTCACCCTGGGCCTGCTGGAGCCCGACGGCTGGGTCTTCGACACCATCAAGGCAGGAATCCTGGCCAAGGGCCTCTACCTGGACCACCGCCCCAACCGCACCTACCGCGACGCCGCAGGCCCCCACTTCGCCCAAGTCCGCGACCTAGGCGCCCAACCCCAGATCTGGCTGGACCCCAGAACCCAGGAATCCCTCCTCCCACGCTTCACCAACCCCACCACCGAGATCGCCGCCGCGGACCTCCCCACCGGCACCCTCCCCGACCTCCAGCAAAGCCTGCGCGCCCAAGGCTGCCGAGTGGCCACCGTCGACCTCACCACCCCCGACGTAGCCGAAACCCCCTGGCGCGTCCTGCGCGTAGCGGCAACCGGCCTGGTCCCGAACGCCCCAGCCGCCTTCCGCTACCTGGGCCTACCCCGCTGGCGCGAGGCCCAGCAATCCCGCGCCTGGGCCCCCACCGCAAACCCCCTGACCGGTCCGGAGGGCCTGGTCCTGGACCCACCCCCCTTCCTGTGA
- a CDS encoding bacterial proteasome activator family protein, translating into MNQPSDSEQQVVVIGPDGTPIGTALPFGSPVTEGDGENSGNDVSDMVEQPAKVMRIGTMIKQLLEEVRAAPLDEASRNRLREIHKSSITELEQGLAPELRDELERLSLPFNDEVTPSDAELRIAQAQLVGWLEGLFHGIQTALFAQQMAARVQLEQMRRGALPPGKGGEADGGHLGGGGQYL; encoded by the coding sequence ATGAACCAGCCCAGCGACAGCGAGCAGCAGGTCGTGGTCATCGGACCGGACGGCACGCCCATCGGCACCGCCCTCCCGTTCGGCAGCCCGGTCACGGAAGGTGACGGAGAGAACTCCGGGAACGATGTCAGCGACATGGTCGAGCAGCCGGCCAAGGTGATGCGGATCGGCACCATGATCAAACAGCTGCTGGAGGAGGTGCGCGCCGCGCCACTGGACGAGGCCAGCCGCAACCGCCTGCGCGAGATCCACAAGTCCTCGATCACCGAGCTGGAACAGGGCCTCGCGCCCGAGCTTCGGGACGAACTGGAGCGGCTGTCGCTGCCGTTCAACGACGAGGTGACCCCTTCCGACGCGGAGCTGCGGATCGCCCAGGCCCAGCTGGTCGGCTGGCTGGAGGGCCTGTTCCACGGCATCCAGACCGCGCTGTTCGCCCAGCAGATGGCCGCCCGGGTGCAGCTGGAGCAGATGCGCAGGGGCGCGCTGCCGCCGGGGAAGGGCGGCGAGGCCGATGGCGGGCACCTGGGCGGCGGTGGGCAGTACCTCTGA
- a CDS encoding cysteine desulfurase-like protein, giving the protein MAYDVARVRGLFPALGDGWVHLDSPAGMQVPEQVASAVSTALRAPVSGPGGIFPASQRAEAIVDAARRSVADLVGCDPAGVVLGPSSAALLQRLADALGEAWMLGDEVVVSRLDHPGNVSPWVRAAQRAGGSVRWGEIDIETCELPAWQYDGLITGSTKAVAITAASGAVGTRPDVRHVSDVARKHGALVVVDASSAAPFVPLDVLSMGADVVAVSASAWGGPPVGALAFRDASLLDRLPSAALEHGARGPERLELGPHAYPLLAGLVASVDYLAGLDDAAIGPRRERLLTSLGSVKAYQAGLLANLINELRAMRHVMVIGDAMRRVPSLAFTITGAKAWEAVEHLAERGVCAFHDSGHNGVFAALGVGEVGGAIRVGLAHYTNAAEVDQLVRAVAELR; this is encoded by the coding sequence ATGGCGTACGACGTCGCTCGGGTACGGGGCTTGTTCCCCGCGCTGGGCGACGGGTGGGTCCACCTCGATTCACCAGCGGGTATGCAGGTACCCGAACAGGTGGCGAGCGCGGTCTCGACCGCGTTGCGCGCCCCGGTGTCCGGGCCGGGCGGAATATTTCCGGCCTCACAGCGGGCAGAGGCGATCGTGGACGCGGCCCGTCGCTCCGTAGCCGACCTGGTCGGCTGCGACCCGGCCGGCGTGGTCCTCGGACCCAGTTCCGCCGCCCTGCTGCAACGCCTCGCCGACGCCCTCGGCGAGGCCTGGATGCTGGGTGACGAGGTGGTCGTCTCCCGGCTCGACCACCCCGGCAACGTCTCACCCTGGGTACGCGCCGCGCAGCGCGCCGGGGGCAGCGTGCGCTGGGGCGAGATCGACATCGAGACCTGCGAGCTGCCCGCCTGGCAGTACGACGGGCTGATCACCGGCAGCACCAAGGCGGTGGCCATCACCGCCGCCTCCGGCGCGGTCGGCACCCGCCCGGACGTCCGGCACGTCTCCGACGTCGCCCGCAAGCACGGCGCCCTGGTCGTGGTGGACGCCTCCTCGGCCGCCCCGTTCGTGCCGCTGGACGTGCTGTCCATGGGCGCGGACGTGGTCGCGGTCTCCGCATCCGCCTGGGGCGGCCCGCCGGTCGGCGCGCTCGCCTTCCGCGACGCCAGCCTGCTCGACCGGCTGCCCTCGGCCGCGCTGGAACACGGCGCCCGCGGCCCGGAGCGGCTGGAGCTCGGCCCGCACGCCTACCCGCTGCTGGCCGGACTGGTCGCCTCGGTGGACTACCTGGCCGGACTGGACGACGCGGCCATCGGCCCGCGCCGGGAGCGGCTGCTCACCTCGCTCGGCTCGGTCAAGGCCTACCAGGCAGGCCTGCTGGCCAACCTGATCAACGAGCTGCGTGCGATGCGGCACGTGATGGTCATCGGTGACGCCATGCGCAGGGTGCCCTCGCTGGCCTTCACCATCACCGGCGCGAAGGCCTGGGAAGCGGTGGAACATCTGGCCGAACGCGGGGTGTGCGCCTTCCACGACTCCGGGCACAATGGCGTCTTCGCCGCACTCGGAGTCGGCGAGGTCGGTGGCGCGATCCGGGTCGGCCTGGCCCACTACACCAACGCGGCCGAGGTCGACCAGCTCGTGCGCGCGGTGGCCGAACTGCGCTGA
- a CDS encoding class I SAM-dependent methyltransferase, with product MNDSLARAMADLAAWHKLAPLLTEYLPFGDASLRPSGLTTVLDEAMVGNRTVLLECGSGSSSVVVARMLARRGFGHLLSLEHDERWAAFVNTQLRREGLHQIARAVHCPLSGHPAAVGTLDWYSPQLVHDEVMAYVDRFGLVDLLLVDGPPAFEPGKDLARYPALPVLRWALAPGATILLDDVDRPGELTVLTRWQEQFGLRFRADPTGTRLAVGMLDPG from the coding sequence TTGAACGACTCGCTCGCCAGGGCGATGGCCGATCTGGCCGCCTGGCACAAGCTCGCGCCGCTGCTCACCGAGTACCTGCCCTTCGGCGATGCCTCCCTGCGCCCGTCCGGGCTGACCACCGTGCTGGACGAGGCCATGGTCGGCAACCGCACCGTGCTGCTGGAGTGCGGCAGCGGCTCCTCCTCGGTGGTGGTGGCCAGGATGCTGGCCCGCCGCGGCTTCGGCCACCTGCTCTCCCTTGAGCACGACGAGCGCTGGGCCGCCTTCGTCAACACCCAGCTGCGCCGGGAGGGCCTGCACCAGATCGCCAGGGCGGTGCACTGCCCGCTCAGCGGCCACCCGGCCGCGGTCGGCACGCTGGACTGGTACTCCCCGCAGCTGGTGCACGACGAGGTGATGGCCTACGTGGACCGATTCGGCCTGGTCGACCTGCTGCTGGTGGACGGCCCGCCCGCGTTCGAGCCGGGCAAGGACCTGGCCCGGTACCCGGCGCTGCCGGTGCTGCGCTGGGCGCTCGCGCCCGGCGCGACCATCCTGCTCGACGACGTGGACCGGCCGGGCGAGCTGACCGTGCTCACCCGCTGGCAGGAGCAGTTCGGCCTGCGCTTCCGGGCCGACCCGACCGGCACGCGCCTGGCCGTCGGCATGCTCGATCCCGGCTAG
- a CDS encoding NAD(P)H-quinone oxidoreductase, whose amino-acid sequence MYAISIREPGGPEVLRWTPRPDPEPGKGEVVIDVVAAAVNRADLLQRQGFYPPPPGVTTVPGLECSGRIAKVGKGVTQWQVGDEVCALLAGGGYAERVAVPAVQVLPVPKGVDLVTAAGLPEVTCTVWSNVVMLAGLTAGDTFLAHGGAGGIGTCAIQIGKALGATVAVTAGTPEGLAECTRLGADITVNYHEQDFVEVVKEATGGKGADVVLDNMGASYLARNIDVLAAGGRLVVIGMQGGRKAELDLSKMLAKRASVAATGLRGRPVEGPGSKAEVVADVRERLWPLVEEGKVSVVEHARVPIQEAAEAHRLLEAGGVVGKILLVRK is encoded by the coding sequence ATGTACGCGATCAGTATCCGCGAGCCCGGTGGTCCAGAGGTGCTGCGCTGGACGCCGAGGCCCGATCCGGAGCCGGGCAAGGGCGAGGTCGTGATCGACGTTGTCGCGGCCGCGGTGAACCGGGCCGACCTGTTGCAGCGCCAGGGTTTCTACCCGCCGCCGCCCGGGGTGACCACCGTGCCGGGGCTGGAGTGCTCCGGCCGGATCGCCAAGGTCGGCAAGGGCGTGACGCAGTGGCAGGTCGGCGACGAGGTGTGCGCGCTGCTGGCCGGTGGCGGTTACGCCGAACGCGTGGCCGTGCCCGCGGTGCAGGTGCTGCCGGTGCCCAAGGGCGTCGACCTGGTGACCGCGGCCGGGCTGCCCGAGGTGACCTGCACGGTCTGGTCGAACGTGGTGATGCTGGCCGGGCTGACCGCGGGCGACACCTTCCTCGCGCACGGCGGCGCCGGCGGCATCGGGACCTGCGCGATCCAGATCGGCAAGGCGCTCGGCGCGACGGTCGCGGTGACCGCCGGCACGCCGGAGGGCCTTGCCGAGTGCACCCGCCTCGGCGCGGACATCACGGTGAACTACCACGAGCAGGACTTCGTCGAGGTGGTCAAGGAGGCCACCGGCGGCAAGGGCGCGGACGTGGTGCTGGACAACATGGGCGCCTCCTACCTGGCGCGCAACATCGACGTGCTGGCGGCGGGCGGTCGGCTCGTGGTGATCGGCATGCAGGGCGGCCGCAAGGCCGAGCTGGACCTGAGCAAGATGCTGGCCAAGCGGGCCAGCGTGGCCGCGACCGGGCTGCGCGGGCGGCCGGTGGAGGGTCCGGGCAGCAAGGCCGAGGTGGTCGCGGACGTGCGCGAACGGCTGTGGCCGCTGGTCGAGGAGGGCAAGGTCAGCGTGGTCGAGCACGCCAGGGTGCCGATCCAGGAGGCGGCCGAGGCGCACCGGCTGCTGGAAGCGGGCGGCGTGGTCGGCAAGATCCTGCTGGTGCGCAAGTGA
- a CDS encoding GNAT family N-acetyltransferase: MDPWPLRHLVLRTPRLELRPDDDAGLLEMVEVALSGVHPPEQMPFSEPWTEMSPAELGRGSVRNRWRKRAEHSPENWDIGFLVRHRGRVIGTQGLMAADFGVLREVTCGSWFGMAHQGQGFGTEAWAAVLLLAFDHLGAELGHALAFADNTASRAVSRKLGYQDTGTRRVVRRGEPAVQVEQRVTPAGFARPDWTLEVDGLDACREMLGA, translated from the coding sequence ATGGACCCCTGGCCGCTGCGGCACCTGGTACTGCGCACCCCACGCCTGGAACTGCGCCCGGACGACGACGCCGGCCTGCTGGAGATGGTCGAGGTGGCGCTGTCCGGGGTGCACCCGCCGGAGCAGATGCCCTTCTCCGAGCCGTGGACCGAGATGTCGCCTGCCGAGCTCGGCCGGGGGTCGGTGCGGAACCGGTGGCGCAAGCGGGCCGAGCACAGCCCGGAGAACTGGGACATCGGCTTCCTGGTCCGGCACCGGGGCCGGGTGATCGGCACCCAGGGGCTGATGGCGGCGGACTTCGGTGTGCTGCGCGAGGTGACCTGCGGTTCCTGGTTCGGCATGGCGCACCAGGGGCAGGGCTTCGGCACCGAGGCGTGGGCCGCGGTGCTGCTGCTGGCCTTCGACCACCTCGGCGCGGAGCTGGGGCACGCGCTGGCCTTCGCGGACAACACCGCCTCCCGCGCGGTCAGCCGCAAGCTGGGCTACCAGGACACCGGGACCAGGCGCGTCGTCCGCCGCGGCGAGCCTGCCGTCCAGGTGGAGCAGCGGGTGACCCCGGCCGGGTTCGCCCGGCCGGACTGGACCCTGGAAGTCGACGGCCTGGACGCCTGCCGAGAGATGTTGGGAGCCTGA
- a CDS encoding GNAT family N-acetyltransferase, with amino-acid sequence MDPWPLRHLVLRTPRLELRPDDDAGLLELAGLAGQGIHPPAEMPFIVPFTDRAPGELERGVAQYNWRQRAELSPAKWTVSFLVRHQDRVIGNQSLSAEEFAITREVRSGSWLGMAHQGKGFGTEMRAAVLAFAFDHLGAVQARSEAFADNHASLGVSRRLGYLDNGSKLVARRGQAATELGLRLPAAEFVRPDWTLEVEGLDACRELLGC; translated from the coding sequence ATGGACCCCTGGCCACTGCGCCACCTGGTGCTGCGCACCCCGCGCCTGGAGCTGCGCCCCGACGACGACGCCGGCCTGCTGGAGCTGGCCGGACTTGCCGGACAGGGCATCCACCCACCAGCGGAGATGCCGTTCATCGTGCCGTTCACCGACCGGGCTCCCGGCGAGCTGGAACGCGGTGTGGCCCAGTACAACTGGCGGCAGCGCGCCGAGCTCAGCCCGGCGAAGTGGACCGTCAGCTTCCTGGTCCGGCACCAGGACCGGGTGATCGGCAACCAGTCCCTCTCCGCCGAAGAGTTCGCGATCACCCGCGAGGTGCGCAGCGGCTCCTGGCTCGGCATGGCGCACCAGGGCAAGGGCTTCGGCACCGAGATGCGCGCGGCCGTGCTGGCCTTCGCCTTCGACCACCTGGGCGCGGTGCAGGCCCGCTCGGAGGCGTTCGCGGACAACCACGCCTCGCTCGGGGTCAGCCGCAGGCTCGGCTACCTGGACAACGGCAGCAAACTGGTGGCCCGGCGCGGCCAGGCAGCCACCGAGCTCGGGCTGCGGCTGCCTGCCGCCGAGTTCGTCCGGCCGGACTGGACGCTGGAAGTCGAGGGCCTGGACGCGTGCCGGGAGCTGCTCGGCTGCTAG
- a CDS encoding neutral zinc metallopeptidase, whose amino-acid sequence MRFNEDAELDVSQVEDLGGSGGGGVGSRVAIGGGGLGVVGLLIWFLLSQFGGGALPSVPGGAADRDSVPRGEMVNSGKLAEKCKTGADANRSQDCAAIASINSIQGYWTDVFARSGRTYRKATTNFFNGAVRTGCGNADSAVGPFYCPADNEVYIDLSFFKELQDRFGAAGGTFVEAYVLAHEYGHHVQNLLGTSDQVRGNATGPESGSVRLELQADCYAGAWAKHATTVPTPSGKPLIAEITDDDIKRALDAAGRIGDDFIQSQLNGRKPDPSQFSHGSSKQRQKWFSTGLKTGNPASCNTFDRNVDLG is encoded by the coding sequence GTGCGTTTCAACGAGGACGCCGAGCTTGATGTTTCGCAGGTCGAGGACCTCGGCGGGTCCGGCGGCGGTGGTGTGGGCAGTCGGGTGGCCATCGGCGGTGGCGGGCTCGGCGTGGTCGGGTTGCTGATCTGGTTCCTGTTGTCCCAGTTCGGCGGGGGTGCGCTGCCCAGCGTGCCGGGCGGGGCCGCGGACCGGGACTCGGTGCCGCGCGGCGAGATGGTCAACAGCGGCAAGCTCGCGGAGAAGTGCAAAACGGGCGCGGACGCCAACCGCAGCCAGGACTGCGCGGCGATCGCCTCGATCAACTCCATCCAGGGCTACTGGACCGACGTGTTCGCCCGCTCCGGCCGCACCTACCGCAAGGCGACCACCAACTTCTTCAACGGCGCGGTGCGCACCGGCTGCGGCAACGCGGACTCCGCGGTCGGCCCGTTCTACTGCCCCGCCGACAACGAGGTCTACATCGACCTGAGCTTCTTCAAGGAGCTGCAGGACCGCTTCGGCGCGGCGGGCGGCACCTTCGTGGAGGCCTACGTGCTCGCGCACGAGTACGGCCACCACGTGCAGAACCTGCTCGGCACCTCCGACCAGGTGCGCGGCAACGCCACCGGTCCGGAGTCGGGCTCGGTGCGGCTGGAGCTCCAGGCCGACTGCTACGCCGGGGCCTGGGCCAAGCACGCCACCACGGTGCCCACCCCGTCCGGCAAACCGCTGATCGCCGAGATCACCGACGACGACATCAAGCGGGCGCTGGACGCGGCAGGGCGGATCGGCGACGACTTCATCCAGTCCCAGCTCAACGGGCGCAAGCCGGACCCGAGCCAGTTCAGCCACGGCAGCTCCAAGCAGCGGCAGAAGTGGTTCAGCACCGGCCTGAAGACCGGCAACCCGGCCTCGTGCAACACCTTCGACCGGAACGTGGACCTGGGCTAG
- a CDS encoding endonuclease/exonuclease/phosphatase family protein, translating into MRQLLGLAAALAVATGVLAPTAQATEDRAQTHGAVRFATFNASLNRNADGELLAHLSTPDNAQARKVAEVVQRARPDVLLLNEFDYVSGNRAVDLFRRNYLAVGQQGARAIDYPYAYTAPVNTGVPSGFDLNNDGKVGGGDDAFGFGLFPGQYGMAVLSKFPIDTAAVRTFQNFRWQDMPGAVLPEGWYSAEELAVFRLSSKSHWDLPIRIGRRTTHFLVSHPTPPTFDGPEDRNGRRNHDEIRLWADYVTPGKGGYLYDDAGKRGGLKPGERFVLAGDQNADPVDGDSYANAINQILKAPKVIDPKPGSLGAVEAAREQGGANVGQRGRPWLDTGDFNDKAPGNLRIDYVLPSRPLFPLAAGVFWPTARSPLARLNDTSDHHLVWVDLLT; encoded by the coding sequence ATGCGTCAACTGCTGGGGCTGGCCGCCGCGCTGGCCGTGGCGACAGGGGTGCTCGCGCCAACCGCGCAGGCCACCGAGGACCGTGCCCAGACCCATGGCGCGGTCCGCTTCGCCACGTTCAACGCCTCGCTCAACCGCAACGCCGACGGCGAGCTGCTCGCGCACCTGTCCACCCCGGACAACGCGCAGGCCCGCAAGGTCGCCGAGGTCGTCCAGCGGGCCCGGCCGGACGTGCTGCTGCTCAACGAGTTCGACTACGTCAGCGGCAACCGCGCGGTCGACCTCTTCCGCCGGAACTACCTGGCGGTCGGCCAGCAGGGCGCGCGGGCGATCGACTACCCGTACGCCTACACCGCGCCGGTCAACACCGGCGTGCCCTCCGGGTTCGACCTGAACAACGACGGCAAGGTCGGCGGCGGGGACGACGCGTTCGGCTTCGGCCTGTTCCCCGGCCAGTACGGCATGGCGGTGCTGTCCAAGTTCCCGATCGACACCGCCGCGGTGCGCACCTTCCAGAACTTCCGCTGGCAGGACATGCCCGGCGCGGTGCTGCCCGAGGGCTGGTACTCGGCTGAGGAGCTGGCCGTCTTCCGGCTGTCCTCCAAGTCGCACTGGGACCTGCCGATCCGGATCGGCCGCAGGACCACGCACTTCCTGGTCTCGCACCCGACCCCGCCCACCTTCGACGGCCCCGAGGACCGCAACGGCCGCCGCAACCACGACGAGATCCGGCTCTGGGCCGACTACGTCACCCCTGGCAAGGGCGGCTACCTCTACGACGACGCGGGCAAGCGCGGCGGGCTCAAGCCGGGGGAGCGGTTCGTGCTCGCGGGCGACCAGAACGCCGACCCGGTGGACGGCGACAGCTACGCCAACGCGATCAACCAGATCCTCAAGGCGCCCAAGGTGATCGACCCGAAGCCGGGCAGCCTGGGCGCGGTCGAGGCGGCCCGCGAGCAGGGTGGCGCGAACGTGGGCCAGCGCGGCAGGCCCTGGCTGGACACCGGGGACTTCAACGACAAGGCCCCCGGCAACCTGCGCATCGACTACGTGCTGCCCTCCCGGCCGCTGTTCCCGCTGGCCGCGGGCGTCTTCTGGCCGACCGCGCGCTCGCCGCTGGCCCGCCTGAACGACACCTCCGACCACCACCTGGTCTGGGTCGACCTCCTGACCTGA
- a CDS encoding MarR family transcriptional regulator, giving the protein MRDAVDVIIEQWAREKPGFDVSPVGIVGRTARLHALLDKGIGRNFARFGLAHWEYDVLASLRRAGAPYRLTVGQLLTSMMISSGAMTNRIDRMAARGLLVREADPADRRGVLVRLTEAGVALAEEVLVPHIETERELLSGLSATEQQQLAALLRKALLSLEGPAPQP; this is encoded by the coding sequence ATGCGGGACGCGGTGGACGTGATCATCGAGCAGTGGGCGCGGGAGAAGCCGGGCTTCGACGTCAGCCCGGTCGGGATCGTCGGCCGGACCGCGCGGCTGCACGCCTTGCTGGACAAGGGGATCGGCCGCAACTTCGCCCGGTTCGGGCTGGCGCACTGGGAGTACGACGTGCTCGCCTCGCTGCGCCGGGCGGGCGCGCCCTACCGGCTCACCGTCGGGCAGCTGCTGACCTCGATGATGATCAGCTCAGGCGCGATGACCAACCGGATCGACCGGATGGCCGCGCGCGGACTGCTGGTGCGCGAGGCCGATCCGGCCGACCGGCGGGGCGTGTTGGTGCGGCTCACCGAGGCCGGGGTGGCGCTGGCCGAAGAGGTGCTGGTGCCGCACATCGAAACCGAGCGCGAACTGCTCTCCGGGCTCTCGGCCACCGAACAGCAGCAGCTGGCCGCGTTGCTGCGCAAGGCCCTCCTGTCGCTGGAAGGCCCTGCGCCGCAGCCGTGA